A single region of the Glycine max cultivar Williams 82 chromosome 20, Glycine_max_v4.0, whole genome shotgun sequence genome encodes:
- the LOC102660775 gene encoding probable amidase At4g34880: MLIILLTISSCLSYTVSAQQIRIREATISDTKAAFKEKILTSRELVQFYLDEITRHNPHLNGVIDVKLDALYDTEKADHEHERNSTAALLALHGIPVLLKGNMGTQGKLNTTAGSYALLGSVVRGDALVVTNLKDAGAIILGKSTMSEWGYFRSSTAPNAWSARGGLGRV, translated from the exons ATGTTAATCATTCTCTTAACCATATCATCATGTTTATCATACACAGTCTCAGCCCAACAAATCCGAATTAGAGAAGCAACTATAAGTGATACCAAAGCTGCTTTCAAGGAAAAAATCCTCACATCCAGGGAACTTGTTCAGTTTTATCTGGACGAAATTACTAGGCACAACCCACATCTCAACGGGGTCATAGATGTGAAACTTGATGCGCTGTACGACACCGAGAAGGCTGACCACGAGCACGAGAGGAACTCGACGGCGGCATTGCTTGCGCTGCACGGCATCCCTGTCCTGCTCAAAGGTAACATGGGAACCCAGGGCAAGCTGAACACCACGGCTGGATCCTACGCGTTGCTTGGGTCTGTGGTGCGTGGTGATGCTCTTGTGGTGACCAATTTGAAGGATGCTGGGGCTATTATTCTGGGGAAGTCCACCATGAGCGAGTGGGGTTACTTTCGCTCTTCAACTGCACCCAATGCTTGGAGTGCTAGAGGCGGCCTAGGAAGG GTTTAG
- the LOC100784410 gene encoding agamous-like MADS-box protein MADS3 produces MIKNNLGGLGQNSREELSKPVGRKKNSIPKKCLYVVSVFITALVEVEARTTKTIEQYHRSSFTPQDEHVECETQSWYQEVSKLKAKYDSLQRTQRHLLGEDVGPLNIKELQNLEKQLEGSSAQPRQRKCLGGSCLGFGGIPTPARIWEGVDCIVGFFALSDVSEDVRVYTENENKFKIEIPQEWQVGTRDGESSGFKSITAFYPTVGNKAFYV; encoded by the exons ATGATCAAAAACAATCTTGGGGGACTTGGCCAAAATTCACGGGAGGAGCTATCAAAACCtgtaggaagaaagaaaaactcaATTCCTAAAAAG TGTTTGTATGTTGTTAGTGTTTTTATTACTGCTTTGGTAGAAGTAGAAGCTAG GACTACCAAAACTATTGAGCAATACCATCGTAGCTCTTTTACTCCTCAAGACGAACACGTTGAATGTGAAACTCAG AGCTGGTACCAAGAGGTGTCAAAGCTAAAGGCAAAGTATGATTCTCTTCAAAGGACCCAGAG GCATTTGCTTGGGGAAGATGTTGGACCATTGAACATAAAGGAGTTGCAGAATCTTGAGAAACAGCTTGAAGGGTCTTCAGCACAACCAAGGCAAAGGAAG TGTTTGGGTGGTTCTTGTCTCGGTTTTGGAGGGATTCCAACCCCGGCGAGAATTTGGGAGGGAGTTGATTGTATAGTGGGGTTTTTTGCTTTAAGTG ATGTGTCTGAGGATGTTCGTGTCTACACTGAAAATGAGAACAAGTTCAAAATTGAGATTCCCCAAG AATGGCAAGTGGGAACAAGAGACGGAGAATCTAGTGGGTTTAAATCCATAACTGCTTTCTACCCAACTGTTGGAAATAaggctttttatgtttag